A part of Tachyglossus aculeatus isolate mTacAcu1 unplaced genomic scaffold, mTacAcu1.pri scaffold_149_arrow_ctg1, whole genome shotgun sequence genomic DNA contains:
- the LOC119923145 gene encoding olfactory receptor 12D3-like, whose product MHNQTIVSEFFLLGLTDVQGLQTFLFALLLIVYLINVAGNSAIMMIVAAEPRLHSPMYFFLGNLSCLDICFSTVTLPKLLANLLSARKAISFLGCIAQLHFFHFLGSAEATLLAVMALDRFVAICSPLRYPVIMSRWVCILLGGATWATGFFHALLHSVLTSRLSFCGSRRVPHFFCDIKPLLALACDSIKLHLWLLNTVTGSVVLGPFFLTLLSYLYLIGFLLLQSRSWRVLSKALSTCAAHFSVVILFYVPVIVAYTSPTLGGSMVQDLVITIMYSVATPLFNPLIYTLRNRDVKEALKKVILRKLCPVRF is encoded by the coding sequence ATGCACAACCAGACGATAGTCTCCGAATTCTTCCTGCTGGGTTTGACCGATGTCCAGGGGCTGCAGACCTTCCTCTTCGCACTCCTCCTCATCGTTTACCTCATCAACGTGGCGGGCAATAGCGCCATCATGATGATCGTCGCCGCGGAGCCCCGGCTCcactcccccatgtacttcttcctggggAACCTCTCCTGCCTGGACATATGCTTCTCCACGGTGACCCTGCCCAAACTGCTGGCCAACCTCCTGTCTGCCCGCAAGGCCATCTCCTTCCTCGGCTGCATCGCCCAGCtccacttcttccacttcctGGGCAGCGCCGAGGCCACCTTGCTGGCCGTCATGGCCCTGGAccgcttcgtggccatctgcAGCCCTCTCCGTTACCCGGTCATCATGAGTCGGTGGGTGTGTATCCTGCTGGGCGGAGCCACCTGGGCCACCGGCTTCTTCCACGCACTGCTCCACTCGGTTCTGACATCCCGGTTGTCCTTCTGCGGCTCCCGCCGCGTcccccacttcttctgtgacatcaAGCCTCTCCTGGCGTTGGCGTGCGACAGCATCAAGCTGCACCTGTGGTTGCTCAACACTGTCACGGGGAGTGTGGTCCTGGGCCCTTTCTTCCTGACGCTCCTCTCCTACCTCTACTTGATCGGCTTCCTCCTGCTCCAGAGCCGCTCCTGGAGAGTGCTGAGCAAGGCTCTGTCCACCTGTGCGGCCCACTTCTCTGTGGTGATCCTCTTCTACGTCCCCGTCATCGTCGCCTATACGAGCCCCACCTTGGGTGGCTCCATGGTCCAGGATCTGGTTATCACCATCATGTACAGCGTGGCCACCCCGCTgttcaatcccctcatctacactctgaggaaccGAGATGTCAAGGAAGCACTGAAGAAAGTCATCTTGAGGAAGCTTTGCCCTGTAAGATTCTAA